Proteins from a single region of Nitratidesulfovibrio sp.:
- a CDS encoding amidohydrolase family protein, with the protein MFLDVHTHAFHPKIASKVLQQLESHYGISPVGEGVVEDLLPRAKRAGLDGVVVHCAATAAAQVVPANAFAVELQRHHPEVVAFGTVHPEYQDWEHQLDRLRAAGIRGLKLHPEFQGFRLDDPRLLPIIEAAQNDFVFMCHIGDKLPPAENPSCPYKLAALLDAFPRARFIAAHLGGYLHWQYALEALVGREVWMDTSSSLSFIDDATLRAIFNRHDREHILFGSDYPLFDPADECHRLQRRLDLSDGEIEVLLSSAATLLGLDGQTNAAAPGA; encoded by the coding sequence ATGTTCCTCGACGTCCACACCCATGCCTTCCACCCCAAAATTGCGTCCAAGGTCCTGCAACAGCTGGAATCGCACTACGGCATCTCGCCCGTGGGCGAAGGCGTGGTGGAAGACCTGCTGCCCCGCGCCAAACGCGCCGGGCTGGACGGCGTGGTGGTGCACTGCGCCGCCACCGCCGCCGCGCAGGTGGTGCCCGCCAATGCCTTTGCCGTGGAATTGCAGCGCCACCACCCGGAAGTGGTGGCCTTCGGCACCGTGCATCCCGAATATCAGGACTGGGAGCACCAGTTGGACCGACTGCGCGCGGCGGGCATCCGGGGGCTGAAGCTGCACCCGGAATTCCAGGGCTTCCGCCTGGACGACCCGCGCCTTTTGCCCATCATCGAGGCGGCGCAGAACGACTTCGTGTTCATGTGCCACATCGGCGACAAGCTGCCCCCGGCGGAAAACCCCTCCTGCCCGTACAAGCTGGCCGCCCTGCTGGATGCCTTTCCGCGTGCCCGGTTCATTGCCGCGCACCTTGGCGGCTACCTGCACTGGCAGTATGCGCTGGAGGCGCTGGTGGGCCGCGAAGTGTGGATGGACACTTCCAGCAGCCTCTCCTTCATCGACGACGCCACCCTGCGGGCCATCTTCAACAGGCATGACCGCGAGCACATCCTGTTCGGCAGCGACTACCCCCTGTTCGACCCCGCCGACGAATGCCACCGCCTGCAACGGCGGCTGGACCTTTCCGACGGCGAGATAGAGGTGCTGCTGTCCAGCGCGGCCACCCTGCTGGGACTCGACGGGCAAACGAACGCCGCCGCGCCCGGCGCATAG
- a CDS encoding amidohydrolase family protein: protein MPPVPGATVPGLYTQPPVQTMLIAVRARRVIPLAGEGPARDPRDLFSPPRVLDDHVVVIRGVFLDGAGQAALTDGACTTPPDANVPDGANAPDGVGAPNGADGAARVLSGLRGGVIEAVEPMDAFRRRAGVPLSDLGEVTLTPGVVNCHTHLELSHLAGRTVLGGGFVPWVKSLLSLVAAGAETPPDVRAAALTEAARQLAACHTAHVGDITAVAPAAVHRAMQAASIGCSHFAEVFGYRFTTPDGEPAAPADTAALWPRAMAELASDLAADDIVPSGPTGASPAPGAPFPLHPDAALAGHSLYSTHPVALAAARRWCERNHRVFSMHLAEHPDEVEFLTTGRGALADLLAVRVLPPGFAAPGMRPVPYAADLGLLDEGTLAVHCVQLDASDIRLLAESGAHVCLCPRSNAAISVGTAPARALAAAGTPLCLGTDSLASNHDLDLWNEARALRDLPAGHDLPPAALLRLLTVGGAAALGRGDIGAIVPGRRARLALLPQDFSQALGTTP from the coding sequence ATGCCCCCAGTGCCGGGAGCCACTGTGCCCGGCTTGTACACCCAACCCCCCGTACAGACAATGCTCATCGCCGTCCGCGCGCGACGCGTCATACCTCTCGCAGGTGAGGGTCCAGCACGAGACCCGCGCGACCTGTTTTCGCCGCCCCGCGTTCTCGACGACCATGTCGTTGTGATCCGGGGCGTTTTCTTGGACGGTGCCGGGCAGGCGGCATTGACTGATGGCGCGTGCACCACGCCGCCCGACGCGAATGTCCCTGATGGCGCGAATGCCCCAGATGGCGTGGGTGCCCCGAATGGCGCGGATGGCGCGGCCCGCGTGCTCTCCGGGTTGCGCGGGGGCGTCATCGAGGCCGTGGAACCCATGGATGCCTTCCGCCGCCGCGCGGGGGTTCCCCTGTCCGACCTTGGCGAGGTCACCCTGACGCCCGGCGTGGTCAATTGCCACACACACCTCGAACTTTCGCACCTGGCCGGGCGCACCGTGCTTGGGGGCGGCTTTGTGCCGTGGGTGAAAAGCCTGCTGTCGCTCGTGGCCGCCGGGGCCGAAACCCCGCCGGATGTCCGCGCCGCCGCGCTGACCGAAGCCGCCCGCCAGCTTGCGGCCTGCCACACCGCCCACGTGGGCGACATCACCGCCGTGGCCCCCGCCGCCGTGCACCGGGCCATGCAGGCCGCGTCCATCGGCTGTTCACACTTCGCGGAGGTGTTCGGCTACCGCTTCACCACGCCCGACGGCGAACCGGCAGCCCCCGCAGACACCGCCGCCCTGTGGCCGCGCGCCATGGCGGAACTGGCGTCCGATCTTGCTGCGGACGATATCGTTCCCTCCGGCCCGACAGGCGCATCCCCCGCACCCGGCGCGCCCTTCCCGCTCCATCCCGATGCCGCGCTGGCCGGGCACTCCCTGTATTCCACCCACCCGGTTGCGCTCGCCGCCGCCCGCCGCTGGTGCGAACGCAACCACCGCGTCTTTTCCATGCACTTGGCCGAGCACCCGGACGAGGTGGAATTCCTGACCACCGGGCGCGGCGCGCTGGCCGACCTGCTGGCCGTGCGCGTGCTGCCGCCGGGCTTTGCCGCGCCGGGCATGCGCCCCGTGCCCTATGCCGCCGACCTTGGCCTGCTGGACGAAGGCACCCTGGCCGTGCACTGCGTGCAACTGGACGCGTCGGACATCCGCCTGCTGGCCGAATCGGGCGCGCACGTCTGCCTGTGCCCGCGCTCCAACGCGGCCATCAGCGTGGGCACGGCCCCGGCCCGCGCCCTGGCTGCGGCGGGCACGCCGCTGTGCCTAGGCACCGACAGCCTGGCCTCGAACCACGACCTGGACCTGTGGAACGAGGCCCGCGCCCTGCGCGACCTGCCCGCCGGGCACGACCTGCCCCCCGCCGCCCTGCTGCGCCTGCTGACCGTGGGCGGCGCAGCCGCACTGGGCCGGGGCGACATCGGCGCCATCGTTCCCGGCCGCCGCGCGCGGCTGGCCCTGCTGCCCCAAGATTTTTCCCAAGCACTGGGGACAACCCCGTAA
- a CDS encoding aspartate carbamoyltransferase catalytic subunit, producing the protein MQHAQRPTWPHKDLLDVTQLTRPELFHLLDTAAQFHDINRRPVKKVPTLKGKSVVLFFAEPSTRTKTSFDVAGKRLSADTFSLAKSGSSLSKGESLKDTALTLQAMTPDIIVIRHSSSGAAQFLAERLDCSVVNAGDGWHAHPTQALLDCYSLRQVWGDTFEGRTLLILGDIAHSRVARSNVHLLSSLGVKVRLCAPRTLLPAGVHNWPVTIFNRLDDAVQGADAVMCLRLQLERQQAGLLPDLREYAQRFCLSPRHLAMAAPGARVLHPGPMNRGLEISSVLADSPESLILDQVAAGVATRMAILFLLATRTGTEQTADNGGRA; encoded by the coding sequence ATGCAGCACGCACAACGCCCCACGTGGCCCCACAAGGACCTGCTGGACGTCACCCAGCTGACGCGGCCAGAGCTGTTCCACCTGCTGGATACGGCGGCCCAGTTCCACGACATCAACCGCCGCCCCGTGAAAAAGGTGCCCACCCTGAAGGGCAAGAGCGTGGTGCTGTTCTTCGCGGAGCCGAGCACCCGCACCAAGACCTCGTTCGACGTGGCGGGCAAGCGGCTTTCCGCCGACACCTTCTCGCTGGCCAAGAGCGGGTCCAGCCTGTCCAAGGGCGAAAGCCTGAAGGACACCGCCCTCACCTTGCAGGCCATGACGCCGGACATCATCGTCATCCGCCATTCGTCCAGCGGCGCGGCGCAGTTTCTGGCCGAACGGCTGGACTGCTCTGTGGTCAACGCGGGCGACGGCTGGCACGCCCACCCCACCCAGGCCCTGCTGGACTGCTATTCGCTGCGCCAGGTCTGGGGCGACACCTTCGAGGGGCGCACCCTGCTCATCCTTGGTGACATTGCCCACAGCCGGGTGGCCCGCTCCAACGTGCACCTGCTCTCGTCGCTGGGGGTAAAGGTGCGGCTGTGCGCGCCGCGTACCCTGCTGCCCGCCGGGGTGCACAACTGGCCGGTGACCATCTTCAACCGGCTGGACGACGCCGTGCAGGGCGCGGACGCGGTGATGTGCCTGCGCCTGCAACTGGAACGCCAGCAGGCGGGCCTGCTGCCCGACCTGCGTGAATACGCGCAGCGTTTCTGCCTGTCGCCCCGGCACCTGGCCATGGCCGCGCCGGGCGCGCGGGTGCTGCACCCCGGCCCCATGAACCGGGGACTGGAAATATCGTCCGTGCTGGCCGACTCGCCCGAAAGCCTGATCCTGGACCAGGTGGCCGCAGGCGTGGCCACGCGCATGGCAATCCTTTTCCTGCTCGCCACCCGCACCGGCACAGAGCAGACCGCCGACAACGGAGGCCGCGCATGA
- a CDS encoding WcbI family polysaccharide biosynthesis putative acetyltransferase: MTTPHRSLCLIHANCQGDPLAKLLAASPQFAARYEIRRYTNYLRERVAPAELSGCGLFLYQHLGEKWDDHASDRLLSMVNPAARVLRLPNMLFTGYWPFWTNKSPMDFGDAFLDRLVSMGLGMAEILHVYLHGDIAAKYDLDAMLRASLDVERDKERGAGAEPGMVGGDGGSRAGRGGSAVPEVIPAVVAPTVELVEALWKQERLFATINHPNRRLVLHVAEGVLAALGMDPLPPAVREGFTDPYPEFELPIHPQVAAHHGLAFGGPDATYNIYGRRMTFEEYVRRYADCRLRGIDNFIGYLQLV; the protein is encoded by the coding sequence ATGACCACACCGCACCGCAGCCTCTGCCTCATCCACGCCAACTGCCAGGGCGATCCGCTGGCGAAACTGCTGGCCGCCTCGCCGCAGTTTGCCGCGCGTTACGAAATCCGCCGCTACACCAATTACCTGCGCGAGCGCGTGGCCCCCGCCGAACTGTCCGGTTGCGGGCTGTTCCTGTACCAGCACCTGGGCGAAAAGTGGGACGACCACGCCTCCGACCGGCTGCTGTCCATGGTCAACCCGGCTGCGCGGGTGCTGCGCCTGCCCAACATGCTGTTCACGGGCTACTGGCCGTTCTGGACCAACAAGAGCCCCATGGATTTCGGCGATGCGTTCCTGGACCGGCTGGTGTCCATGGGCCTCGGCATGGCGGAAATCCTGCACGTGTACCTGCACGGCGACATCGCGGCCAAGTACGACCTGGACGCCATGCTGCGCGCGTCACTGGATGTGGAGCGGGACAAGGAGCGCGGGGCGGGCGCGGAACCGGGCATGGTCGGGGGCGACGGGGGGAGCAGGGCAGGCAGGGGCGGAAGCGCGGTGCCGGAGGTCATCCCCGCCGTGGTGGCCCCCACGGTGGAACTGGTGGAGGCGCTGTGGAAGCAGGAGCGGCTGTTTGCCACCATCAACCATCCCAACCGACGGCTGGTGCTGCATGTGGCGGAAGGGGTGCTGGCGGCGCTGGGCATGGACCCGCTGCCCCCGGCGGTACGCGAGGGGTTCACCGACCCGTACCCGGAGTTCGAGCTGCCCATCCACCCGCAGGTGGCCGCCCACCACGGGCTGGCATTCGGCGGGCCGGATGCCACATACAACATTTACGGGCGGCGCATGACCTTCGAGGAATACGTGCGCCGCTACGCGGACTGCCGCCTGCGCGGCATCGACAATTTCATCGGATACTTGCAGCTGGTGTGA
- a CDS encoding thioesterase family protein, whose translation MDGFPVPEIWLAHRVSYGETDMMGVVYYAEYLHFFERARSEFIRSRGMGYATVEERGIILPVREARCRYRSPARFDDLIQVRAGISEWGRASLTFVYEIRDEGRNRLLADGMTQHACINPQGKPVPVPEWLRDLLK comes from the coding sequence ATGGATGGCTTTCCCGTGCCTGAAATCTGGTTGGCCCATCGGGTGTCCTACGGTGAAACGGACATGATGGGCGTTGTATACTATGCGGAATACCTGCACTTCTTCGAACGCGCCCGCAGCGAATTCATCCGCTCGCGGGGCATGGGCTATGCCACCGTGGAAGAACGCGGCATCATCCTGCCGGTGCGCGAGGCACGCTGCCGCTACCGCAGCCCGGCCCGTTTCGACGACCTGATCCAGGTACGCGCGGGCATCAGCGAATGGGGCCGCGCCTCGCTGACCTTCGTGTACGAGATTCGGGACGAGGGACGCAACAGGTTGCTGGCCGACGGCATGACCCAGCACGCCTGCATCAACCCGCAGGGCAAGCCGGTGCCGGTGCCCGAATGGCTGCGTGATTTGCTGAAATAG
- a CDS encoding MltA domain-containing protein: protein MFRNLLPRGAACRFVRHFVAKAKAASTRGLSLSMALPASFTSPGRGRAAGALLLALIISGCASRAPQVAVPAPGTPAVTQAPAPARPALSLPPLPAYTEAAPDEIRAAIAAMDPRSQGLASWNDLAPALAQSLSYMATRPAGGVALDRPGVRATNADFMAALRQLSGLLPELDANPGLLAERFRWLRVDTAWTGYYEPVLRASRSPAPGYAHPIYRTPPDMRVTEVAASGSGKQRMTYRVVNGPKGRTLKPYYDRAEIDAGALRGKGLELAWAADPVDVYILQVQGSGRLRFTDGSEARVLYAAQNGRPYVSIGRILKERGELPPDGVNMPAIRQWLESHPAQARELMNTNPSYVFFRLEEGRASGPLGCTGRPLTPWVSLATDRSVLPSGALVAFSAPVPQPAGGGAVTGLGLAQDTGGAIKGYRIDLFCGAGDRASAVAGHLDAPGPAWLLLPRTR from the coding sequence ATGTTTCGCAACCTCCTGCCGCGTGGCGCGGCGTGTCGATTCGTACGCCATTTCGTGGCGAAAGCCAAAGCCGCGAGCACGCGCGGCCTGTCCCTCTCCATGGCCTTGCCCGCGTCCTTCACGTCGCCGGGCCGTGGCCGCGCCGCCGGGGCGCTGCTGCTGGCACTGATCATCTCCGGCTGTGCATCGCGCGCGCCGCAGGTTGCGGTTCCCGCGCCGGGCACCCCCGCCGTGACGCAGGCCCCGGCCCCGGCGCGTCCGGCTCTGTCGCTGCCGCCGCTGCCCGCGTACACCGAGGCCGCGCCCGACGAAATCCGCGCCGCCATCGCGGCCATGGACCCGCGCAGCCAGGGGCTTGCCTCGTGGAACGACCTGGCCCCGGCCCTGGCCCAAAGCCTTTCCTACATGGCCACCCGCCCGGCTGGCGGCGTGGCCCTGGACCGCCCGGGCGTTCGCGCGACCAACGCGGACTTCATGGCCGCCCTGCGCCAACTGTCCGGCCTGCTGCCCGAACTGGATGCCAACCCCGGCCTGCTGGCCGAACGGTTCCGCTGGCTGCGCGTGGACACCGCCTGGACCGGCTACTACGAGCCGGTGCTGCGCGCCAGCCGCAGCCCCGCGCCCGGCTACGCGCACCCCATTTACCGCACTCCGCCGGACATGCGCGTGACCGAGGTGGCCGCCTCCGGGTCCGGCAAGCAGCGCATGACCTACCGGGTGGTGAACGGCCCCAAGGGGCGCACGCTGAAGCCGTACTACGACCGCGCGGAAATCGACGCCGGGGCGTTGCGCGGCAAGGGGCTGGAACTGGCCTGGGCGGCGGACCCGGTGGACGTGTACATCCTTCAGGTGCAGGGCTCCGGCAGGCTGCGCTTTACCGACGGCAGCGAGGCCCGCGTGCTGTACGCCGCGCAGAACGGGCGGCCCTACGTGTCCATCGGGCGCATCCTGAAGGAACGGGGCGAACTGCCGCCCGACGGGGTGAACATGCCCGCCATCCGCCAGTGGCTGGAAAGTCACCCCGCGCAGGCGCGGGAGCTCATGAACACCAACCCCAGCTACGTCTTTTTCCGGCTGGAGGAAGGCCGCGCCAGCGGTCCGCTGGGGTGCACGGGCAGGCCGCTGACCCCGTGGGTAAGCCTGGCCACGGACCGTTCCGTGCTGCCTTCCGGCGCGCTGGTGGCCTTTTCCGCCCCGGTGCCGCAGCCAGCGGGCGGCGGTGCCGTGACCGGCCTTGGCCTTGCGCAGGATACCGGCGGGGCCATCAAGGGCTACCGCATCGACCTGTTCTGCGGCGCGGGCGACCGCGCGTCCGCCGTGGCCGGGCATCTTGATGCGCCAGGACCGGCGTGGCTGCTGCTGCCCCGTACCCGTTAG